One Camelus dromedarius isolate mCamDro1 chromosome 6, mCamDro1.pat, whole genome shotgun sequence genomic region harbors:
- the TAGAP gene encoding T-cell activation Rho GTPase-activating protein: protein MKLTSSCNASKTLNATNMETLIECHSEGDIKEHPLLASCQSEDSLCHLIEIKKRKKVLSWLFLMRRLSSSSDFPGASEPELKASLFDQPLSAICSNNDTLPRPIQDILTILCLKGPSTEGIFRKAANEKARKELKEELNSGGAVDLKSLPVHLLAVVFKDFLRSIPLKLLSCDLFEEWMGALEKQSEEDRIEALKQVAAKLPRPNLLLLKHLVSVLHLISRNSEVNRMDASNLAICIGPNMLTPDNDQHLSFEARRDVNNKVKMLVEFLIDNCLEIFGETIPAHSSTASDDSLEHTDGSDMSTLLNDSAYDSNDPDPDMDSSPSRRPPGPSDPAAGLEPRGRQHTWEPIASTVARLKGSLSQVDRRYSDPSMASIPKHLEGWKTNQKLTRSEDDFTLARAASCFASEEAEDPFSEEVFPAAQGKNQRPQDLRVQDSTQVLGLPHRPAPQAASSGSLDTSPDGSPVTSPSSPKRNFFFTRHQSFTKAEKSKPSREIKKHSMSFSFASHRRVLTKTPSSEAVRAKAITRDQANRGLKKESQLAGRIVQENASEVHGQTAGEFHSGSCALSVEYVFPQRSPGSPPSYEEAMRHQALELAAVGAQTVGSMRARMLSLDSGLPPPLPSHRGGDARNTCSQEPLGRHRRWPRTGSWTESGTVCASIETRGQVTVPGRPELQRPRTVLEPRQQGEQDSLLRRCYHPVFEAEQLRYAKESYV from the exons ATGAAGTTGACCAGCAGCTGCAATGCT tcaAAAACACTAAATGCCACTAATATGGAGACATTAATTGAATGTCACTCAGAG GGTGATATCAAGGAACACCCTCTGTTGGCATCATGTCAGAGTGAAGACAGCCTTTGCCACCTAATTG aaattaagaagagaaagaaggtgcTGTCCTGGCTCTTTCTCATGAGAAGGCTTTCCTCTTCGTCAGACTTTCCTGGGGCTTCGGAGCCAGAGTTGAAGGCGTCGCTATTTGACCAGCCCCTGTCAGCCATCTGCAGCAACAACGACACGCTCCCCAGACCCATCCAG GATATCCTCACTATTCTGTGCCTTAAAGGCCCTTCCACTGAAGGGATATTCAGGAAAGCAGCCAACGAGAAAGCCCGCAAGGAGCTCAAGGAGGAGCTCAACTCTGGAGGCGCGGTGGACCTCAAAAGCCTCCCTGTGCACCTCCTGGCCGTGGTCTTCAAG GACTTCCTCAGAAGTATCCCGCTGAAGCTTCTGTCCTGTGACCTGTTTGAGGAGTGGATGGGCGCCCTGGAGAAGCAGAGTGAGGAGGACAGGATTGAGGCCCTGAAGCA GGTTGCAGCGAAGCTCCCGCGGCCCAACCTCCTGCTGCTCAAGCACCTGGTCTCTGTGCTCCACCTGATCAGCAGGAACTCTGAGGTCAACAGGATGGATGCCAGCAACCTGGCCATCTGCATCGGACCCAACATGCTGACCCCAGACAACGACCAGCACCTGTCGTTCGAAGCCCGGAGAGACGTGAACAATAAG GTTAAGATGCTGGTGGAATTTCTCATCGATAACTGCTTGGAAATATTTGGGGAGACCATTCCAGCACATTCCAGCACTGCTTCTGATGATTCCCTGGAACACACTGACGGTTCAG ACATGTCAACCCTGCTGAACGACTCGGCCTACGACAGCAACGATCCCGACCCCGACATGGACTCCTCCCCCAGCAGGCGGCCCCCGGGGCCCTCGGACCCGGCTGCCGGCCTGGAGCCCAGAGGCCGGCAGCACACCTGGGAGCCCATTGCCAGCACGGTGGCCAGACTGAAGGGCTCCCTCAGTCAGGTGGACCGGAGGTACTCGGACCCCAGCATGGCATCCATCCCCAAGCATCTCGAGGGctggaaaacaaaccaaaaattaaCGCGAAGTGAGGATGACTTCACCCTGGCCCGGGCAGCCTCCTGTTTTGCAAGCGAGGAAGCTGAGGACCCATTTTCTGAGGAGGTGTTTCCTGCAGCTCAAGGCAAAAACCAGAGGCCCCAGGACCTGAGGGTGCAGGACTCGACTCAGGTTTTGGGGTTACCGCATAGACCAGCGCCCCAGGCCGCCTCCAGTGGCTCTCTGGACACTTCCCCCGACGGCTCGCCCGTGACTTCTCCTTCCAGTCCCAAAAGAAACTTCTTCTTCACCAGACACCAGTCTTTCACAAAGGCTGAGAAAAGTAAGCCCAGCAGAGAAATCAAAAAGCACTCCATGTCGTTCTCCTTTGCCTCTCACAGAAGAGTGCTGACCAAAACCCCCAGCTCTGAGGCTGTGAGAGCCAAGGCCATCACCAGGGACCAAGCAAATAGAGGGTTGAAAAAAGAAAGCCAGCTCGCTGGCCGAATTGTCCAGGAGAACGCCTCTGAAGTCCACGGCCAAACAGCTGGAGAGTTTCACTCGGGGTCCTGCGCCCTCTCGGTGGAGTACGTGTTCCCTCAGAGGAGCCCAGGAAGCCCACCCTCCTACGAGGAGGCCATGCGGCACCAGGCCTTGGAGCTTGCGGCCGTCGGGGCCCAGACGGTGGGCAGCATGAGGGCCAGGATGCTCAGCCTGGACTCAGGCTTgccacctcctctcccttcccaccgTGGAGGGGATGCAAGAAACACGTGCAGTCAAGAGCCGCTGGGCAGGCACCGACGGTGGCCCAGGACTGGGAGCTGGACGGAGAGCGGGACTGTCTGCGCTTCTATAGAAACGAGAGGACAGGTGACTGTCCCCGGGAGGCCAGAGCTGCAGCGGCCGAGAACTGTGTTGGAGCCTCGCCAGCAGGGCGAGCAGGACTCCCTGCTCCGACGGTGTTATCACCCCGTCTTTGAGGCCGAGCAGCTCCGATACGCTAAAGAATCCTACGTTTAG